A part of Oncorhynchus gorbuscha isolate QuinsamMale2020 ecotype Even-year linkage group LG09, OgorEven_v1.0, whole genome shotgun sequence genomic DNA contains:
- the LOC124044243 gene encoding insulin-like growth factor-binding protein 5: protein MFLSFCLLLTFVLGLTGSFGSYVPCEPCDQKALSMCPPVPVGCQLVKEPGCGCCLTCALSEGQACGVYTGTCTHGLRCLPRNGEEKPLHALLHGRGVCTNEKGYKPLHPPIDHESLEHEDTLTTEISEDQLQPAKVPLLPKQDLINSKKIQAMRKDKERKRAQAKLRSIGPMDYSPLPIDKHEPEFGPCRRKLDGIIQGMKDTSRVMALSLYLPNCDRKGFFKRKQCKPSRGRKRGICWCVDKYGSQVPGTDYSGGDIQCKDLESSSINE from the exons ATGTTTCTCAGTTTTTGCCTACTGCTGACATTTGTCTTGGGGCTGACCGGGTCCTTTGGCTCATATGTACCATGCGAGCCGTGCGACCAGAAGGCGCTCTCTATGTGCCCCCCGGTCCCCGTCGGTTGTCAACTCGTGAAGGAGCCTGGCTGTGGTTGTTGCCTAACCTGTGCCCTATCAGAAGGTCAGGCGTGCGGTGTTTACACCGGAACATGCACCCATGGCTTGCGCTGCTTGCCGCGGAATGGAGAGGAGAAGCCCCTTCACGCGCTCCTTCATGGCAGGGGGGTGTGCACGAACGAGAAAGGATACAAACCCCTCCATCCACCCATAG ATCATGAGTCTCTGGAACACGAGGACACCCTGACGACTGAGATCTCGGAGGACCAACTGCAGCCCGCCAAAGTGCCGCTCCTCCCCAAGCAGGATCTCATCAACAGTAAGAAGATCCAGGCAATGCGCAAGGACAAGGAGCGCAAGCGGGCACAGGCCAAACTGCGCTCCATTGGCCCCATGGACTACTCCCCACTACCCATTGACAAGCACGAGCCAGAGTTT GGTCCTTGCAGGAGGAAGCTGGATGGGATCATCCAGGGAATGAAGGACACATCCCGTGTCATGGCCCTGTCCCTGTACCTTCCCAACTGTGACAGGAAGGGCTTCTTCAAACGCAAACAG TGCAAGCCCTCTCGTGGCAGGAAGCGAGGCATCTGCTGGTGTGTAGACAAGTACGGCTCGCAGGTTCCCGGCACAGACTACAGCGGGGGGGACATCCAGTGCAAGGACCTAGAGAGCAGCAGCATCAACGAGTGA